One region of Cottoperca gobio chromosome 19, fCotGob3.1, whole genome shotgun sequence genomic DNA includes:
- the gdf10b gene encoding growth/differentiation factor 10, with the protein MESFPKASTMACRLLPTLHLLLILESSWGTVVSEDLGDAVPQGADVPRPLDECLFAHESAKRDMVSINMFKVYEKYSKEPLSQRDANTVRSFRAVRRVLHGKDVFQFNLSSIQESELVLLASFHFLYKRPRHHQRPWRFRRPRHPSTGLQHSPSPQLLFHGSSANSTFAASLGNITLAPFKKGSWQSRDITAVVKHTRDVKELVITVEFDMESEAPRGQQKSPHVLGHLSPANPPYILIYADDRAIDEPNSVAMSLQRYGPFPVAEDASSSASASRIRRELPLKIQTNNIPEVQYNTLKNHELWQNTYFPAKAKAAVKPGRKLGQESSEGLGKPQVLSFDERTMKKARRRQWSEPRVCSRRYLRVDFADIGWSEWVLAPKSFDAYYCAGACGFPIPKVVRPSNHATIQSIVRAVGIVPGVPEPCCVPEKMSPLSVLFLDTNRNMVLKVYPGMSVDTCACR; encoded by the exons ATGGAATCATTTCCTAAAGCATCAACCATGGCGTGCCGGCTTCTTCCCACTCTGCATTTGTTACTGATTTTGGAGTCGAGCTGGGGTACAGTCGTATCTGAGGATCTTGGTGACGCCGTGCCTCAAGGTGCCGATGTCCCGCGGCCTTTGGATGAGTGCTTATTTGCGCACGAAAGCGCAAAACGCGACATGGTCTCCATCAACATGTTCAAAGTGTACGAGAAGTACAGTAAAGAGCCGCTGAGCCAGAGGGACGCGAACACTGTGAGAAGCTTCAGAGCTGTCCGGA GAGTCTTGCACGGCAAAGACGTATTCCAGTTCAACTTGTCCTCCATCCAAGAATCAGAGCTCGTCCTCCTtgcttcttttcatttcctctacAAGCGGCCCCGCCACCACCAGCGACCGTGGCGTTTCCGAAGGCCTCGCCACCCATCCACCGGCCTCCAGCATTCTCCCTCCCCGCAGCTCCTCTTCCACGGATCCTCCGCAAACTCAACTTTTGCAGCATCGCTGGGAAACATAACTCTGGCTCCTTTCAAGAAAGGCTCTTGGCAATCAAGGGATATAACGGCGGTGGTGAAACATACCAGGGATGTCAAAGAGCTTGTGATCACAGTGGAGTTTGACATGGAGTCTGAGGCTCCTCGGGGGCAGCAGAAGAGCCCTCACGTCCTTGGGCACCTCTCTCCAGCCAACCCGCCGTACATCTTGATATACGCTGACGATCGAGCTATAGATGAGCCGAACAGCGTGGCCATGTCTCTCCAGCGCTACGGGCCCTTCCCTGTAGCGGAGGACGCGTCCTCCTCGGCTTCAGCCTCAAGGATCCGGAGGGAGCTTCCTCTGAAGATTCAAACCAACAACATACCGGAGGTCCAGTACAACACCTTGAAGAATCATGAACTTTGGCAAAACACGTATTTCCCAGCGAAAGCCAAAGCAGCAGTGAAACCAGGAAGGAAGCTGGGTCAGGAGAGCAGCGAGGGCCTGGGTAAGCCCCAGGTGCTGAGCTTTGATGAGAGGACGATGAAAAAGGCCAGGAGGAGGCAGTGGAGCGAGCCCAGGGTTTGCTCCAGGCGTTACCTCAGGGTGGACTTCGCTGACATTGGTTGGAGCGAGTGGGTCTTGGCGCCAAAGTCTTTTGATGCCTACTACTGCGCCGGGGCCTGTGGATTCCCCATACCCAAA GTGGTGCGTCCTTCCAATCACGCCACCATCCAGAGCATCGTCAGAGCGGTGGGAATCGTCCCCGGCGTCCCCGAGCCGTGCTGCGTTCCAGAGAAGATGAGTCCCCTCAGCGTTCTATTCCTGGATACAAACAGGAATATGGTGCTCAAGGTTTACCCCGGCATGTCTGTGGATACCTGCGCCTGTCGGTAG
- the gdf2 gene encoding growth/differentiation factor 2: protein MQSTRSFLFQVCLCLVVSIGSCTCKPLNNDIQSEGSDGLYSQLSEDNLQEEEDSRMKNLLGTMKEGFLRKLNLSDVPQENSKIYPPQFMIELYNKYASDNSANPQSDVIRSFTVQDIPFSVTDGTKSKHRLQFNVSVPNHEKITTAELQLFFFPDPRSRVTSRGFKATIKVYEVDYNDFTSTTQLLVGKEVAGLESTWETFDVTTAVQSWIKSGRGATVFDVVIDGKDCEVASKGGEEGAGCFNMTVSVGDNTSAALIIFSDDFGSRRRETKKELREMILHEEETILHSGADWNRGHDLPNEIPEAQHPWRRKRKAEREYCQRTSLRVNFRDIGWDSWIVAPLEYDAFECKGLCYHPLTDESTPSKHALIQTLMNIRHPKKANMACCVPIKLDPITVMYRENGRVTIRNLYEEMKVAECGCR from the exons ATGCAGAGCACAAGATCATTTCTGttccaggtgtgtttgtgtctggtgGTTTCTATTGGCTCCTGCACCTGTAAACCTCTCAATAATGACATCCAGAGCGAGGGCTCGGATGGACTCTACTCTCAGCTGTCAGAGGACAACcttcaggaggaggaagactcCAGGATGAAGAACCTCCTGGGAACCATGAAGGAGGGCTTTCTGAGGAAACTCAACCTGTCTGATGTTCCTCAGGAGAACAGCAAGATCTACCCTCCTCAGTTCATGATTGAGCTCTACAACAAGTACGCCTCGGACAACTCGGCAAACCCTCAGTCTGATGTCATACGAAGCTTCACTGTCCAAG ATATCCCTTTCTCTGTGACGGATGGCACAAAGTCAAAGCACAGGCTGCAATTCAATGTCAGCGTCCCCAACCATGAAAAGATCACTACTGCTGAACTgcagctcttcttcttcccGGATCCCAGGTCGAGGGTCACCTCCCGCGGTTTTAAGGCCACCATCAAAGTCTATGAAGTGGATTACAACGATTTCACATCCACCACCCAACTGCTGGTGGGCAAAGAGGTGGCGGGTTTGGAGAGCACGTGGGAGACGTTTGATGTGACCACAGCTGTTCAGAGTTGGATCAAGTCGGGCCGTGGAGCAACTGTTTTTGATGTAGTCATAGATGGGAAGGACTGTGAGGTGGCCTCGAaaggtggagaagaaggagcaggaTGTTTTAATATGACCGTGTCTGTTGGAGATAACACTTCAGCAGCTTTAATAATCTTCTCAGATGACTTCGGTAGCAGGAGGAGGGAAACAAAGAAGGAATTAAGAGAGATGATCCTCCACGAAGAAGAAACCATCTTACACTCTGGCGCCGACTGGAACAGAGGACATGATCTTCCCAACGAGATCCCCGAGGCGCAGCATCcatggagaaggaaaagaaaggcagagagggaaTACTGCCAGCGGACCTCCCTCAGGGTCAACTTTAGAGACATCGGCTGGGACAGCTGGATCGTGGCGCCTCTGGAATACGATGCCTTCGAATGTAAAGGCCTGTGTTACCACCCGCTGACGGACGAATCGACCCCGTCAAAACATGCCCTCATCCAGACGCTGATGAACATCAGGCACCCCAAGAAGGCCAACATGGCGTGCTGCGTCCCCATCAAACTGGACCCCATCACAGTCATGTATCGGGAGAACGGACGCGTCACTATAAGAAACCTTTACGAGGAGATGAAGGTGGCAGAATGTGGCTGCAGGTAG